The Carassius carassius chromosome 16, fCarCar2.1, whole genome shotgun sequence genome window below encodes:
- the LOC132160194 gene encoding hatching enzyme 1.2-like, whose product MGSPQPISPTLYNHTQFKASYDLSLIAKAMSTFHSKTCIRFVARSTQADYISIENKDGCYSSLGRTGGQQVVSFNRQGCVYNGIVQHELNHALGFYHEQTRSDRDQYVKINWQNISPDMAYNFQKQNSNNQNTPYDYTSIMHYERTAFSIQPGLETITPIPDRTVQIEQRQGMSNIDILRINKLYGC is encoded by the exons ATGGGCTCGCCCCAACCTATATCACCGACCTTGTACAACCATACTCAGTTCAAAG CCAGTTATGACTTATCATTGATTGCGAAAGCCATGTCCACCTTTCACTCCAAAACCTGCATCCGCTTTGTGGCCAGATCAACTCAGGCCGACTACATCAGTATTGAGAACAAAGATGG GTGCTACTCTTCTCTTGGCAGAACTGGTGGTCAGCAGGTGGTCTCCTTCAACAGGCAAGGCTGTGTGTATAACGGCATCGTTCAGCATGAGCTTAATCATGCTCTGGGCTTTTACCACGAGCAAACCAGGAGCGATCGTGACCAGTACGTCAAGATCAACTGGCAGAACATCTCTCCTGATATGGCCTACAACTTCCAGAAACAAAACAGCAACAACCAAAACACTCCATACGACTACACTTCCATCATGCACTATGAAAGAACAGCCTTCTCCATCCAGCCTGGGCTGGAAACCATCACACCCATTCCTGATAGAACAGTGCAAATTGAACAGAGGCAGGGAATGTCCAACATCGACATCCTGAGGATCAACAAGCTGTATGGATGTTGA
- the LOC132159115 gene encoding hatching enzyme 1.2-like has protein sequence MNVYTMFTFHSKTCIRFVARSTQADYISIENKDGCYSSLGRTGGQQVVSFNTALFSMSSIMSWASTTSKPGAVVTSTSRS, from the exons ATGAATGTGTACACTATGTTCACCTTTCACTCCAAAACCTGCATCCGCTTTGTGGCCAGATCAACTCAGGCCGACTACATCAGTATTGAGAACAAAGATGG GTGCTACTCATCTCTTGGCAGAACTGGTGGCCAGCAGGTGGTCTCCTTCAACACGGCATTGTTCAGCATGAGCTCAATCATGTCCTGGGCTTCTACCACGAGCAAACCAGGAGCAGTTGTGACCAGTACGTCAAGATCATAA